The proteins below are encoded in one region of Aquisphaera giovannonii:
- a CDS encoding HPr family phosphocarrier protein — protein sequence MTQPHDRLELARVLVVDDDRDNAESLGCLLQLYGHHVEIALDGREAIRAARDLRPDFVLLDVALPEMDGYEIAGHLRREAQGAMTLIAITGYGRDEDRRRTREAGFDHHFVKPLDGPTLDVLIALMGGEAAAWDDGHAGRRDGRPTRDGDGPAKPRRLAAVNNVLGLHLRAAGRLSQLASRFRAAVRVGCDGRTADGRSVLELTTLGAPCGAWLVVEADGEDAPEAVEAVIALIERGFDE from the coding sequence ATGACGCAGCCACACGATCGACTCGAGCTCGCTCGGGTCCTCGTCGTCGACGATGATAGGGACAACGCGGAGAGCCTGGGGTGCCTCCTCCAGCTCTACGGGCACCACGTGGAGATCGCCCTGGACGGCCGCGAGGCGATCCGAGCCGCCCGCGACCTGCGGCCGGATTTCGTCCTGCTGGACGTCGCCCTCCCCGAGATGGACGGCTACGAGATCGCAGGCCACCTCCGGCGCGAGGCGCAGGGCGCGATGACGCTGATCGCCATCACGGGCTACGGACGCGACGAGGACCGCCGCCGCACCCGGGAGGCGGGCTTCGACCATCACTTCGTGAAGCCCCTGGATGGCCCGACGCTGGACGTCCTGATCGCATTGATGGGCGGCGAGGCCGCGGCCTGGGACGACGGGCACGCCGGCCGCCGCGACGGCAGGCCGACGCGCGACGGGGACGGCCCCGCCAAGCCCCGCCGCCTGGCCGCCGTGAACAACGTGCTGGGCCTGCACCTCCGCGCGGCGGGCCGGCTCTCCCAGCTCGCCTCACGGTTCCGGGCGGCGGTGCGGGTCGGCTGCGACGGCCGCACGGCCGACGGGCGGAGCGTGCTCGAGCTGACCACCCTGGGTGCCCCGTGCGGCGCCTGGCTCGTGGTGGAGGCCGACGGCGAGGACGCACCCGAGGCCGTGGAGGCGGTCATCGCCCTCATCGAGCGCGGGTTCGACGAGTAG
- a CDS encoding sigma-70 family RNA polymerase sigma factor, which translates to MNGDAATWTPGEAGRLSPAEVRALLRELAECRRALDGRPAGQDAARLRDGYVAARDRIALGSSWVVWSVARRYRGVGIPLRDLMQEGFCGLLEAIDRFDPAMGNDLSTYAVWWIRQRIQCLVAASAYPVKVHPRGLRKVAEFWRRGPHRDEGRPAGPIPATLRRLLAATQSPVPLDMAGAGRSPRSAILAGPPDAGALDLEDRESLEAMLGSLKPRERTVLHLRFGLGGEEEHTLDEAGRRLGLGKERIRQIQNEALEKLRAWRAGTPPRPAPRGPLRCP; encoded by the coding sequence ATGAACGGGGACGCCGCCACCTGGACGCCGGGCGAGGCCGGCCGCCTGTCGCCGGCCGAGGTCCGGGCCCTGCTCCGGGAGCTGGCCGAGTGCCGGCGGGCCCTGGACGGCCGCCCCGCCGGCCAGGACGCCGCCCGCCTCCGCGACGGGTACGTCGCCGCGCGAGACCGGATCGCGCTGGGCAGCTCCTGGGTCGTCTGGTCCGTGGCCCGCCGCTATCGCGGCGTCGGCATCCCCCTGCGCGACCTCATGCAGGAGGGGTTCTGCGGGCTCCTGGAGGCCATCGACCGCTTCGACCCGGCCATGGGGAATGACCTCTCGACCTACGCCGTCTGGTGGATCCGCCAGAGGATCCAGTGCCTGGTGGCGGCGTCCGCCTACCCGGTGAAGGTCCATCCCCGCGGCCTCCGGAAGGTCGCCGAGTTCTGGCGCCGGGGCCCCCATCGCGACGAGGGGCGCCCCGCGGGCCCGATCCCCGCGACCCTCCGCAGGCTGCTCGCGGCGACGCAATCCCCCGTCCCGCTCGACATGGCGGGCGCCGGCCGATCCCCCCGGTCCGCGATCCTCGCCGGCCCCCCCGACGCCGGGGCCCTGGACCTCGAGGACCGCGAGAGCCTCGAGGCGATGCTCGGGTCCCTCAAGCCGAGGGAGCGCACGGTCCTCCACCTCCGGTTCGGGCTCGGGGGGGAGGAGGAGCACACGCTCGACGAGGCCGGCCGACGCCTCGGCCTGGGCAAGGAGCGGATCCGCCAGATCCAGAACGAGGCCCTGGAGAAGCTCCGCGCGTGGCGGGCGGGCACGCCGCCCCGCCCCGCCCCCCGCGGGCCCCTGCGATGCCCGTGA
- a CDS encoding sigma-70 family RNA polymerase sigma factor, which translates to MPDPDSHAPDLIEQAAGGDRAARESLLARYRDHLRRMVAVRLDGRLSRRIDPSDIVQETLMEADRRLDDYLRDRPIPFPAWLRRIAGDRIVDAHRAHVGSRKRSVTREAAAAPLPDESSMALIRRILADDTSPTDRLIRDEDLESVRAAIDSLSPKDREVLVMRHLERLSTSEIGEAIGVGEGAVKVRLLRALIRLRARLGAGP; encoded by the coding sequence ATGCCGGACCCCGACTCGCACGCGCCGGACCTGATCGAGCAAGCGGCCGGCGGGGATCGCGCCGCCCGCGAATCGCTGCTGGCCCGCTACCGCGACCACCTGCGGCGGATGGTCGCCGTCCGCCTCGATGGACGCCTGTCCCGTCGGATCGACCCCTCGGACATCGTGCAGGAGACGCTGATGGAGGCGGATCGCCGCCTGGATGACTACCTGCGGGATCGGCCGATCCCGTTCCCCGCCTGGCTCCGCCGGATCGCCGGGGACCGGATCGTCGATGCGCACCGGGCCCACGTCGGGTCGCGGAAGCGGAGCGTCACCCGCGAGGCCGCCGCCGCCCCGCTCCCCGACGAGTCGAGCATGGCCCTGATCCGCCGCATCCTGGCCGACGACACGAGCCCGACCGACCGGCTGATCCGGGACGAGGACCTCGAGTCGGTCCGGGCGGCGATCGACTCGCTCTCGCCGAAGGACCGCGAGGTCCTGGTGATGCGGCACCTGGAGCGTCTCAGCACCTCGGAGATCGGCGAGGCGATCGGCGTCGGCGAGGGGGCGGTCAAGGTGCGGCTGCTCCGGGCCCTCATCCGCCTGCGGGCCCGGCTGGGGGCGGGGCCATGA